One Saccharopolyspora erythraea NRRL 2338 genomic region harbors:
- a CDS encoding SAM-dependent methyltransferase has product MPNTDETSIPHVDTSQPSIARVYDAFVGGKDNFEVDRVVYRKILEIAPEAAEVGKQCRAWLIRVVRFLSGQAGIDQFLDLGSGLPTAENTHQAAQRLNPEARVVYIDNDPSVAAHGRALLEENDRTHFAVADLREPADLLADPIVTSNLDLTRPVALIQCNTLHHVTDDERPADIMRAYVDALAPGSYVAISHLFNPADGSDRAQLAEDSQKRFNAMMGSCYYRRREEIEELFCGLEMVEPGLSYLFDWWPDGPRLTPPAPGAHNLLGGVARKN; this is encoded by the coding sequence ATGCCGAACACCGACGAGACCTCCATCCCGCACGTCGACACCAGCCAGCCCAGCATCGCCAGGGTGTACGACGCGTTCGTGGGGGGCAAGGACAACTTCGAGGTGGACCGGGTGGTCTACCGGAAGATCCTGGAGATCGCCCCGGAGGCCGCCGAGGTCGGCAAGCAGTGCAGGGCATGGCTGATCCGCGTCGTGCGCTTCCTGTCCGGGCAGGCGGGCATCGACCAGTTCCTCGACCTGGGCTCCGGCCTGCCGACCGCGGAGAACACCCACCAGGCCGCGCAACGGCTCAACCCCGAGGCGCGCGTGGTCTACATCGACAACGACCCGTCGGTCGCCGCTCACGGGCGGGCGCTGCTGGAGGAGAACGACCGCACCCACTTCGCGGTCGCCGACCTGCGCGAGCCGGCCGACCTGCTGGCGGACCCGATCGTGACGTCGAACCTCGACCTCACCCGGCCGGTCGCGCTGATCCAGTGCAACACCCTGCACCACGTCACCGACGACGAGCGGCCCGCCGACATCATGCGGGCCTACGTCGACGCGCTCGCCCCGGGCTCCTACGTCGCCATCTCGCACCTGTTCAACCCGGCCGACGGCAGCGACCGCGCCCAACTCGCCGAGGACTCGCAGAAGCGCTTCAACGCCATGATGGGCAGTTGCTACTACCGGCGCCGGGAGGAGATCGAGGAACTCTTCTGCGGCCTGGAGATGGTCGAGCCCGGCCTCAGCTACCTCTTCGACTGGTGGCCCGACGGTCCGCGCCTCACCCCGCCGGCCCCCGGCGCGCACAACCTGCTCGGCGGCGTCGCGCGGAAGAACTGA
- a CDS encoding winged helix DNA-binding domain-containing protein, which produces MAVDVLSARDLNRATLHRQLLLERSTRTPVEAVEHLVGMQAQVPIPPYFGLWTRLDGFAPDDLAQRLLDRSLVRIVLMRSTVHLVTADDCLTLRPLMQPPIDRDLARNHPVGVEHREIAAYGRKLLDEKPRTLAQLRPLLAERWPQEDPARLGYAVRSLLPLVQIPPRAVWGRSGQPTYATAETWLGRQLDPVPSLEDVVRRYLAAFGPATVADVQTWSGLIGLRELVRGLGLRVFRDEHGRELFDLPDAPRPEPDVPAPPRFLPPYDNVLLSHADRTRIMTERHRKLLFGANSGVFPGTVLLDGFVRGTWEISRQGTTAVLHVRPLARLSRRDSAALEAEGRGLLGFAEESAEQHEVRFGAAE; this is translated from the coding sequence ATGGCAGTCGACGTTCTCTCGGCACGCGACCTCAACCGGGCCACGCTGCACCGGCAACTCCTGCTCGAACGCTCGACGCGTACACCGGTCGAAGCCGTGGAGCACCTGGTCGGCATGCAGGCGCAGGTGCCCATACCGCCCTACTTCGGGCTCTGGACGCGACTCGACGGTTTCGCCCCCGACGACCTCGCGCAACGGCTGCTCGACCGCAGCCTCGTGCGGATCGTGCTCATGCGCAGCACGGTCCACCTGGTCACCGCCGACGACTGCCTCACCCTGCGGCCGCTCATGCAGCCGCCGATCGACCGCGACCTCGCCCGCAACCACCCCGTCGGCGTGGAGCACCGGGAGATCGCGGCCTACGGGCGCAAGCTGCTCGACGAGAAGCCGCGGACCCTCGCGCAGCTCCGGCCGCTGCTGGCCGAGCGGTGGCCGCAGGAGGACCCCGCCCGCCTCGGCTACGCGGTGCGCAGCCTGCTGCCGCTGGTGCAGATCCCGCCGAGGGCGGTCTGGGGCAGGAGCGGGCAGCCGACCTACGCCACCGCCGAGACCTGGCTCGGCAGGCAGCTCGACCCGGTGCCGTCGTTGGAGGACGTCGTCCGTCGCTACCTGGCCGCGTTCGGACCCGCCACCGTCGCCGACGTGCAGACGTGGTCCGGCCTGATCGGGCTGCGGGAGCTCGTGCGCGGTCTGGGCCTGCGGGTGTTCCGCGACGAGCACGGACGCGAGCTGTTCGACCTGCCCGACGCGCCCCGGCCCGAACCGGACGTGCCCGCTCCGCCGCGCTTCCTGCCGCCTTACGACAACGTGCTGCTCTCCCACGCCGACCGCACCCGGATCATGACCGAGCGGCACCGCAAGCTGCTGTTCGGCGCGAACAGCGGGGTTTTCCCCGGCACAGTGCTGCTCGACGGCTTCGTGCGCGGGACCTGGGAGATCAGCAGGCAGGGCACCACCGCGGTCCTGCACGTCCGGCCTCTGGCTCGGTTGTCCAGGAGGGACTCCGCCGCTCTGGAGGCGGAAGGCCGTGGGCTGCTCGGCTTCGCCGAGGAGTCGGCCGAGCAGCACGAGGTGCGCTTCGGCGCGGCCGAGTGA
- a CDS encoding ArsR/SmtB family transcription factor: MASRTASPLLHPDESEIDFFAVLSALCDPVRLSIVRALDQRTEVACGTFDLPVAKSALSRHFRVLRESGLIRQRDDGTRRLNTLRRDELDRRFPGFLDLVLREAAR; encoded by the coding sequence GTGGCCAGTCGCACCGCCTCCCCGCTGCTCCATCCGGATGAGTCCGAGATCGACTTCTTCGCGGTGCTGAGCGCCCTGTGCGACCCGGTGCGGCTGAGCATCGTGCGCGCCCTCGACCAGCGGACCGAGGTGGCGTGCGGCACCTTCGACCTCCCGGTCGCGAAGTCGGCGCTGAGCAGGCATTTCCGGGTGCTGCGCGAGTCGGGCCTGATCCGCCAGCGCGACGACGGCACCCGCAGGCTCAACACCCTGCGCCGCGACGAGCTGGACCGCCGGTTCCCCGGTTTCCTCGACCTCGTGCTGCGCGAAGCCGCGCGCTGA
- a CDS encoding Gfo/Idh/MocA family protein gives MTSKIGVGIVGLSVNGGWAARAHVPALAALDGYELRALAASGPESARAAGEHFGVAHGSVDDLVARDDVDLVVVTVKVPHHRELVMAALEAGKSVLSEWPLGNGLAEAEEMAAAAESRGLRGFVGLQARSAAPVRHLRDLISDGYVGEVLSTSIIASGGRWGATFEPRGEYLLDRGNGATMLTIPFGHTVDALAMVLGEFTEVSSTIATRRAEVGEEGTGRLAPMTAEDQLVVAGVLDGGAVASVHYRGGISHGTGFHWEINGTEGDLVISGENGHLQFGQVTLRGARAGDAGLAEIAVPAEYDLVPGVARTETAHAVAHAYVQIRADLESGTTTAPDFAHAVHRHRELERIRRAARS, from the coding sequence ATGACGTCGAAGATCGGTGTCGGCATCGTCGGGCTCAGCGTCAACGGCGGTTGGGCGGCCCGGGCCCACGTCCCCGCGCTGGCCGCGCTCGACGGCTACGAGCTCCGCGCCCTGGCGGCGAGCGGCCCGGAGTCGGCCAGGGCCGCGGGTGAGCACTTCGGCGTGGCGCACGGCAGCGTCGACGACCTCGTCGCACGCGACGACGTCGACCTCGTGGTGGTGACCGTCAAGGTGCCGCACCACCGCGAGCTGGTGATGGCCGCGCTGGAGGCGGGCAAGTCGGTGCTCAGCGAATGGCCGCTGGGAAACGGCCTCGCCGAGGCCGAGGAGATGGCCGCCGCGGCCGAGTCCCGGGGACTGCGCGGGTTCGTCGGACTCCAGGCGCGCTCGGCGGCACCCGTCCGCCACCTGCGCGACCTGATCTCCGACGGCTACGTGGGTGAGGTGCTGTCCACCAGCATCATCGCGTCGGGCGGGCGGTGGGGCGCCACCTTCGAACCGCGCGGTGAGTACCTGCTCGACCGCGGCAACGGCGCCACCATGCTCACCATCCCGTTCGGCCACACCGTCGACGCCCTCGCGATGGTGCTGGGCGAGTTCACCGAGGTCAGCTCGACCATCGCGACACGCAGGGCGGAGGTCGGCGAGGAGGGGACCGGGCGGCTCGCCCCGATGACGGCCGAGGACCAGCTCGTCGTCGCGGGAGTGCTGGACGGCGGCGCGGTCGCGTCGGTCCACTACCGCGGCGGCATCTCGCACGGCACCGGCTTCCACTGGGAGATCAACGGGACCGAAGGCGATCTGGTGATCAGCGGCGAGAACGGCCACCTCCAGTTCGGTCAGGTCACGCTGCGCGGCGCGCGGGCCGGCGACGCGGGACTCGCCGAAATCGCGGTTCCGGCGGAGTACGACCTCGTGCCCGGCGTCGCGCGCACCGAGACGGCCCACGCGGTCGCGCACGCGTACGTGCAGATCCGAGCTGACCTGGAGAGCGGCACGACCACCGCGCCCGACTTCGCCCACGCCGTGCACCGGCACCGCGAGCTCGAGCGGATCCGGCGCGCGGCTCGGAGCTGA
- a CDS encoding HpcH/HpaI aldolase family protein gives MRRELLESGRTTHGGWCCLPGPITAEVMGRAGFDWVCVDTQHGLIGYDVLPSMLQALALTGTPALVRVPWNQPAEIMRALDAGASGVIVPMVQSAREAEQAVRACRYPPQGERSFGPMAPLMRDRGFSTTKANDEVLCAVQIETRSTLDELDEILSVPGVDVAYVGPADLGISLGVAPTLDVVEPGHLAAVERVLSACQEHDVIPGIHCADPRGARRWRDMGFRLLAVATDVRLLELSAAEAVTGAGLSR, from the coding sequence ATGCGGCGCGAACTGCTGGAGTCCGGCCGGACCACCCACGGCGGCTGGTGCTGCCTGCCCGGGCCGATCACGGCCGAGGTGATGGGCCGGGCGGGCTTCGACTGGGTGTGCGTGGACACCCAGCACGGGCTGATCGGCTACGACGTCCTCCCGTCGATGCTGCAGGCGCTGGCGCTCACCGGCACGCCCGCGCTGGTGCGGGTGCCGTGGAACCAGCCCGCCGAGATCATGCGGGCCCTCGACGCCGGGGCGTCCGGCGTGATCGTGCCGATGGTGCAGTCGGCGCGGGAGGCCGAGCAGGCCGTCCGCGCCTGCCGCTACCCGCCGCAGGGCGAGCGCAGCTTCGGGCCGATGGCACCGCTGATGCGCGACCGCGGGTTCAGCACCACCAAGGCGAACGACGAAGTGCTGTGCGCGGTGCAGATCGAGACGAGGTCCACTCTGGACGAGCTGGACGAGATCCTGTCGGTTCCTGGTGTGGACGTCGCCTACGTCGGCCCGGCCGACCTCGGCATCTCGCTCGGCGTGGCGCCGACGCTCGACGTCGTCGAGCCCGGGCACCTGGCGGCCGTCGAGCGGGTGCTGTCGGCCTGCCAGGAGCACGACGTCATCCCCGGCATCCACTGCGCCGACCCGCGAGGGGCCCGGCGGTGGCGCGACATGGGGTTCCGGCTGCTCGCGGTGGCCACCGACGTCCGGCTGCTGGAGCTGTCCGCGGCCGAGGCGGTGACCGGGGCCGGGCTATCCCGCTGA
- a CDS encoding decaprenylphospho-beta-D-erythro-pentofuranosid-2-ulose 2-reductase: protein MSGTVLVLGGRSEIGLAVAERLVKRGNDTVVLAARRSGELAAEEERLRQAGATTVARVEFDADDVEGHGPLLEAVVAEHGRIDVVVTAFGILGDQERAERDAAHAVQVVHTDYVAHVSVLTHVANLLREQGGGSVVVYSSVAGVRVRRANYVYGSAKAGLDGFAGGLADALHGSGAHLLVVRPGFVIGRMTTGMSPAPWSSTPDQVADATVKALARRRRVVWVPPVLRLVFAVMRLLPQAIWRRMPR, encoded by the coding sequence GTGAGTGGAACGGTTCTGGTCCTCGGCGGCCGCAGCGAGATCGGCCTCGCCGTCGCCGAACGCCTGGTGAAGCGGGGCAACGACACGGTCGTGCTGGCGGCGCGGCGCAGCGGCGAGCTGGCCGCGGAGGAGGAGCGCCTGCGGCAGGCCGGTGCCACGACCGTCGCACGGGTCGAGTTCGACGCCGACGACGTCGAGGGCCACGGACCGCTGCTGGAAGCGGTGGTGGCCGAGCACGGCCGCATCGACGTGGTGGTGACGGCGTTCGGCATCCTCGGCGACCAGGAGCGCGCCGAGCGCGACGCCGCGCACGCCGTCCAGGTCGTGCACACCGACTACGTGGCGCACGTAAGCGTGCTGACCCACGTCGCGAACCTGCTGCGGGAGCAGGGCGGCGGCAGCGTGGTGGTCTACTCGTCGGTGGCCGGCGTGCGGGTGCGCCGCGCCAACTACGTCTACGGCTCCGCCAAGGCCGGGCTCGACGGGTTCGCCGGCGGGCTGGCCGACGCGCTGCACGGCAGCGGCGCGCACCTGCTGGTGGTGCGGCCCGGGTTCGTCATCGGGCGGATGACGACCGGGATGAGCCCGGCGCCGTGGTCGAGCACGCCGGACCAGGTCGCCGACGCGACCGTCAAGGCGCTGGCACGCCGCCGCCGGGTGGTGTGGGTGCCTCCGGTGCTGAGGCTGGTGTTCGCGGTCATGCGCCTGCTGCCGCAGGCGATCTGGCGCCGCATGCCCCGCTGA
- a CDS encoding ArsR/SmtB family transcription factor codes for MPSTAQRVADLAGLLADSTRAAFCLALLDGRAWTASELAAHARVALSTASEHLSRLVGSGLLVERRQGRHRYVQLADAQAAELVEGFVAYLSPVREEPRSLRAATTSAALARGRTCYDHLAGRLGVRITDAMAESGLLDTSGGFALTGTGIAWFASIGVEEAELRRTRRPLARSCLDWTERRSHLGGAAGARLCERFLSNGWVKRIGSNRAVRVTPGGDDALRDLLGITDL; via the coding sequence ATGCCATCCACCGCCCAGCGGGTCGCCGACCTCGCGGGCCTGCTCGCCGACAGCACGCGCGCCGCGTTCTGCCTCGCGCTGCTCGACGGCAGGGCGTGGACCGCGAGCGAGCTCGCCGCGCACGCCCGCGTAGCGCTCTCCACCGCCAGCGAGCACCTGAGCCGCCTGGTGGGGTCCGGGCTGCTCGTCGAGCGGCGGCAGGGCCGCCACCGCTACGTCCAGCTCGCCGACGCGCAGGCAGCCGAGCTGGTGGAGGGTTTCGTCGCGTACCTGAGCCCGGTCCGCGAGGAGCCCCGCAGCCTGCGGGCCGCGACGACCTCGGCCGCGCTGGCCCGCGGCCGGACCTGCTACGACCACCTCGCGGGACGCCTCGGCGTGCGGATCACCGACGCGATGGCGGAGTCCGGGCTGCTGGACACCTCCGGCGGGTTCGCCCTGACCGGGACCGGGATCGCCTGGTTCGCCTCGATCGGCGTGGAGGAGGCCGAGCTTCGCCGCACCCGGCGCCCCCTCGCGCGCAGCTGCCTCGACTGGACCGAGCGGCGTTCGCACCTGGGCGGCGCGGCAGGCGCCAGGCTCTGCGAGAGGTTCCTGTCCAACGGCTGGGTCAAGCGCATCGGCTCCAACCGAGCGGTGCGCGTGACGCCCGGCGGCGACGACGCGCTGCGCGACCTGCTCGGGATCACCGACCTGTAG
- a CDS encoding helix-turn-helix domain-containing protein → MAVDPRLEQRHPDIGRWSGRLQELAEATGLSLRQLSEHVPWSPSTLSRYLSGERVVDEAWLLASKLIDLAHRRGTPVDVRSDELHLLYQQARKAYQQQRRSARGKADQVGESAATAPTSSDVGLPERPAEQPVVASSGQPNATEPATDSSEQPNATPPAPSPDTPATATSEQSDAAPEPPSSPDARPARRSRRPFVLALATAVAVAAVAAAVWASLLWLRPQTVVWRANIVGTWSAQHQQHLGVFRFRTPDVPGDTDKATYHEGTAVSIVCQARHRRVVSDPTTGQSSPVWNRLSDGYWIPDLYTDLPKVTGEAPPLGIPLC, encoded by the coding sequence GTGGCAGTCGACCCACGCTTGGAACAGCGGCACCCCGACATCGGGCGGTGGTCGGGGCGGCTCCAGGAACTCGCCGAGGCGACCGGACTGTCGCTGCGCCAGCTCTCCGAGCACGTGCCGTGGTCGCCGTCGACGCTGTCGCGCTACCTCAGCGGCGAGCGCGTCGTGGACGAGGCGTGGTTGCTGGCGTCCAAGCTCATCGACCTGGCGCACCGGCGCGGGACGCCCGTCGACGTCCGGTCGGACGAACTGCACCTGCTCTACCAGCAGGCGCGCAAGGCCTACCAGCAGCAGCGGCGATCAGCCCGCGGCAAAGCCGACCAGGTGGGCGAATCCGCTGCGACCGCACCAACATCTTCCGACGTGGGCTTACCGGAGCGTCCCGCCGAACAGCCCGTCGTGGCTTCCTCCGGACAGCCCAACGCAACTGAGCCCGCTACGGACTCTTCAGAGCAGCCCAACGCGACTCCACCCGCGCCATCCCCCGATACGCCCGCCACGGCCACCTCCGAGCAGTCCGACGCCGCACCCGAGCCGCCCAGCTCCCCCGACGCTCGCCCGGCGCGCAGGTCCCGCCGCCCGTTCGTGCTGGCCCTCGCGACCGCGGTCGCCGTCGCCGCCGTCGCCGCGGCGGTGTGGGCCTCGCTGCTGTGGCTGCGCCCGCAGACCGTGGTCTGGCGCGCCAACATCGTCGGGACCTGGTCGGCCCAGCACCAGCAGCACCTCGGCGTCTTCCGCTTCCGGACCCCCGACGTCCCCGGTGACACCGACAAGGCCACCTACCACGAGGGCACCGCGGTCTCCATCGTCTGCCAGGCCCGGCACCGGCGCGTGGTCTCGGACCCGACCACCGGGCAGTCCTCACCGGTCTGGAACAGGCTCAGCGACGGCTACTGGATCCCCGACCTCTACACCGACCTGCCGAAGGTGACCGGCGAGGCACCGCCGCTGGGCATACCCCTGTGCTGA